A single Comamonas sp. NLF-1-9 DNA region contains:
- a CDS encoding PilT/PilU family type 4a pilus ATPase encodes MERDQASKFINDLLKLMVSRGGSDLFITADFPPAIKVDGKMTKVSPQPLTAMHTLTLARSIMSDKQVADFERTKECNFAISPVGIGRFRVNAFIQQGNVGMVLRTIPLSLPSIDSLGLPQVLKEVAMTKRGLCIMVGATGSGKSTSLAAMVDWRNENSYGHIVTVEDPIEFVHAHKNCVVTQREVGLDTDSWEAALKNTLRQAPDVILMGEIRDRETMEHAVVFSETGHLCLATLHANSANQALDRIINFFPEERRAQLLMDLSLNLRALVSQRLVPKQDGKGRIAAVEIMLNSPLIADFIFKGEVAEIKDVMKKSRNLGMQTFDQALFDLFEANLISYEDALRNADSLNDLRLQIKLSSQRAKSGDLAAGTEQFAIV; translated from the coding sequence ATGGAACGCGACCAGGCAAGCAAATTCATCAACGACCTGCTCAAGCTGATGGTCAGCCGCGGTGGCAGCGACTTGTTCATCACCGCGGACTTCCCGCCGGCCATCAAGGTGGACGGCAAGATGACCAAGGTCTCGCCCCAGCCGCTCACGGCCATGCACACGCTCACCCTGGCGCGCTCCATCATGAGCGACAAGCAGGTGGCCGACTTCGAGCGCACCAAGGAATGCAACTTCGCCATCTCGCCCGTGGGCATAGGGCGTTTTCGCGTCAATGCCTTCATCCAGCAGGGCAATGTCGGCATGGTGCTGCGCACCATCCCGCTGAGTCTGCCGTCCATCGACAGCCTGGGCCTGCCCCAGGTGCTCAAGGAAGTGGCCATGACCAAGCGCGGCCTGTGCATCATGGTGGGTGCTACCGGCTCGGGCAAGTCCACGTCGCTCGCGGCCATGGTGGACTGGCGCAATGAAAATTCCTACGGCCACATCGTGACCGTGGAAGACCCGATCGAGTTCGTGCACGCGCACAAGAACTGCGTGGTGACGCAGCGCGAGGTAGGCCTGGATACCGACAGCTGGGAGGCGGCGCTGAAAAACACCCTGCGCCAGGCGCCCGACGTGATCCTGATGGGCGAGATCCGCGACCGCGAAACCATGGAGCATGCAGTGGTGTTTTCCGAGACCGGTCACCTGTGCCTGGCCACGCTGCACGCCAACAGCGCCAACCAGGCGCTGGACCGCATCATCAATTTCTTCCCCGAGGAGCGGCGCGCCCAGTTGCTCATGGACTTGTCGCTGAACCTGCGCGCGCTGGTCTCGCAGCGCCTGGTGCCCAAGCAGGACGGCAAGGGGCGCATCGCGGCGGTGGAGATCATGCTCAATTCGCCCCTGATCGCCGACTTCATCTTCAAGGGCGAGGTGGCCGAGATCAAGGACGTGATGAAGAAGAGCCGCAACCTCGGCATGCAGACCTTCGACCAGGCGTTGTTCGACCTGTTCGAAGCCAACCTCATCAGCTACGAGGATGCACTGCGCAACGCCGATTCGCTCAACGACCTGCGCCTGCAGATCAAGCTCTCGAGCCAGCGTGCCAAGTCGGGCGACCTGGCAGCAGGCACGGAACAATTTGCCATCGTTTGA
- a CDS encoding cyclic nucleotide-binding domain-containing protein, with protein sequence MKGILGLLKAKYGKTPEDAPESAFFTTAFVGQGVDDALLIPWEARATEIGAKRLPKSRGGKLLEALWSRDKYMSHLDQDAVERMERFFQFASVPPNRDVIRQGEYGNFMVVLLNGTIAVDRLQPWGEQLRLAETRPGDILGEMSLLDSGIRFSSCTTLTDCELAALNAESMDEMMTKDPQLAASLVALLARKLSQRLRVVSARLSDHQN encoded by the coding sequence ATGAAAGGCATCCTCGGCCTGCTCAAGGCGAAGTACGGCAAGACCCCGGAAGACGCGCCGGAGTCGGCGTTTTTCACTACTGCCTTCGTCGGCCAGGGGGTCGATGACGCGCTGCTCATCCCCTGGGAGGCGCGCGCTACCGAGATCGGCGCCAAGCGCCTGCCCAAGAGCCGCGGCGGCAAGCTGCTGGAGGCGCTGTGGTCCAGGGACAAATATATGTCGCACCTCGACCAGGACGCGGTCGAGCGCATGGAGCGCTTCTTCCAGTTCGCCTCGGTGCCGCCCAACCGCGACGTGATACGCCAGGGCGAATACGGCAACTTCATGGTGGTGCTGCTCAACGGCACCATCGCGGTCGACCGGCTGCAGCCCTGGGGCGAGCAGTTGCGCCTGGCCGAGACGCGCCCGGGCGACATCCTGGGCGAGATGTCGCTGCTCGACAGCGGCATACGCTTTTCTTCCTGCACCACGCTCACCGACTGCGAGCTGGCGGCGCTCAATGCCGAATCCATGGACGAGATGATGACCAAGGACCCGCAACTGGCCGCGAGCCTCGTGGCGCTGCTCGCGCGCAAGCTCTCGCAGCGCCTGCGCGTGGTGAGTGCGCGCCTGAGCGACCATCAGAACTGA
- a CDS encoding AEC family transporter: protein MLDVLAVTFPFFALVLCGWLAARLRVVPLAAIGGLNTFVLYFALPCLLYRFGASTPLAQLLDPAAAAVYFGAALLLVAATVALTRRRWGWSDAAFAALATAFPNSGFMGVPLLLALVGPQSAGPVILTIAIDMCLTSSLCVALSRLGVGGVQGMAAALRQALRGVLANPLPISIVLGAMASAWGWQLWAPLERSVAMLADAASPVALFTIGAVLARSQLDRHEAVAPREYLPLALVKLLVHPALVWTGGWLAIRLGLALEPASLVVLVLVAALPSASNVAMLVERFGAHTGRVAHIILASTTLAFLSFSALVAWLV, encoded by the coding sequence GTGCTTGACGTTCTTGCCGTCACCTTCCCGTTCTTCGCGCTCGTGCTCTGCGGCTGGCTCGCGGCGCGCCTGCGCGTGGTGCCGCTGGCGGCCATAGGCGGGCTCAACACCTTCGTGCTGTATTTTGCGCTGCCCTGCCTGCTCTACCGCTTTGGCGCGAGCACGCCGCTGGCGCAGCTGCTGGACCCGGCGGCGGCAGCCGTGTACTTCGGCGCCGCGCTGCTGCTGGTCGCTGCCACGGTCGCCCTGACGCGGCGGCGCTGGGGCTGGAGCGATGCGGCCTTTGCCGCGCTGGCGACCGCTTTCCCCAATTCGGGCTTCATGGGCGTGCCGCTGCTGCTGGCGCTGGTCGGGCCGCAGAGCGCCGGGCCGGTGATCCTCACCATCGCGATCGACATGTGCCTGACCTCCTCGCTGTGCGTGGCCTTGTCGCGCCTGGGCGTGGGCGGCGTGCAAGGCATGGCGGCGGCGCTGCGCCAGGCGCTGCGCGGGGTGCTGGCCAACCCATTGCCGATCTCCATCGTGCTGGGCGCCATGGCTTCCGCCTGGGGCTGGCAGTTGTGGGCGCCGCTGGAGCGCAGCGTGGCGATGCTGGCCGACGCGGCGTCGCCGGTGGCGCTGTTCACCATCGGCGCGGTGCTGGCGCGCTCGCAGCTGGACCGCCACGAGGCGGTGGCGCCGCGCGAATACCTGCCGCTGGCGCTGGTCAAGCTGCTGGTGCATCCGGCGCTGGTCTGGACCGGCGGATGGCTGGCGATACGCCTGGGCCTGGCGCTGGAGCCCGCCAGCCTGGTCGTGCTGGTGCTGGTGGCGGCGCTGCCCAGCGCGAGCAATGTGGCCATGCTGGTGGAGCGCTTTGGCGCGCACACCGGGCGGGTGGCGCACATCATCTTGGCGAGCACCACGCTGGCCTTCCTGAGCTTTTCGGCGCTCGTGGCCTGGCTGGTCTGA
- a CDS encoding phospholipase A gives MKPRAHGLHAMLRRCTLALVLLCAGAAAPAAGAPSSDWQACAALAQAAQRLACYDRWAARQAGADAPAATPPAIPPAPEPALAAAGAAQHRPEPPDLPDLPAPESEGCRSSRYTTLSRFWELERGSDCGTLGFRGYRPLSVSVVTANTVNQQPGSDNPLNNAGSAVPYRRTEMRVQLSVRTKLAQGLLTQGRERALDSLWFGYTQQSYWQLFSPSISRPFRNTDHEPELIYIHPVSAELPWGWRWRFGGIGLVHQSNGQSLPLSRSWNRVYLMAGLERGQDWWLTGRIWQRLHESSANDDNPHISDYVGRAELNLGWNLGASDTLSLTARHSLRAQARGSLRLEWMHRIGDSPNLRLHAALFSGYGDSLLDYNRRRTVFSLGLSLLDF, from the coding sequence ATGAAGCCCCGCGCCCACGGTCTGCACGCCATGCTGCGCCGCTGCACTCTTGCGCTGGTGCTGCTCTGCGCTGGCGCCGCCGCGCCGGCGGCGGGCGCCCCATCTAGCGACTGGCAGGCCTGCGCCGCGCTCGCGCAAGCCGCGCAGCGCCTCGCCTGCTACGACCGCTGGGCCGCGCGCCAAGCCGGCGCCGATGCGCCAGCCGCCACGCCGCCCGCGATCCCTCCTGCGCCCGAGCCGGCGCTTGCCGCCGCCGGCGCAGCGCAGCACCGCCCTGAGCCGCCCGATCTGCCCGACCTGCCTGCGCCCGAAAGCGAAGGCTGCCGCAGCAGCCGCTACACCACGCTGTCGCGCTTCTGGGAGCTCGAGCGCGGCAGCGACTGCGGCACGTTGGGCTTTCGCGGCTACCGGCCGCTGAGCGTCTCGGTCGTCACCGCCAACACTGTGAACCAGCAGCCGGGCTCGGACAACCCGCTGAACAACGCCGGCAGCGCCGTGCCCTACCGGCGCACCGAGATGCGCGTGCAGCTGTCGGTGCGCACCAAGCTGGCTCAGGGCCTGCTCACCCAGGGGCGCGAGCGCGCGCTCGATTCGCTCTGGTTCGGCTACACCCAGCAGTCTTACTGGCAGCTGTTCTCGCCCAGCATCTCGCGGCCGTTTCGCAATACCGACCACGAGCCCGAGCTGATCTACATCCACCCCGTCAGCGCCGAGCTGCCCTGGGGCTGGCGCTGGCGCTTCGGCGGCATCGGCCTGGTGCACCAGTCCAACGGCCAGAGCCTGCCGCTGTCGCGCAGCTGGAACCGCGTCTATCTGATGGCCGGGCTGGAGCGCGGCCAGGACTGGTGGCTCACCGGTCGCATCTGGCAGCGCCTGCACGAATCCAGCGCCAACGACGACAACCCGCACATCAGCGACTACGTGGGCCGCGCCGAACTCAATCTGGGCTGGAACCTGGGCGCGAGCGACACCTTGTCGCTCACCGCGCGCCACAGCCTGCGGGCCCAGGCCCGCGGCTCGCTGCGCCTGGAATGGATGCACCGCATCGGCGACAGCCCCAATCTGCGGCTGCATGCCGCGCTGTTCTCGGGCTATGGCGACAGCCTGCTGGACTACAACCGCCGACGCACCGTCTTCAGCCTGGGCCTGAGCCTGCTGGACTTCTGA
- the priA gene encoding primosomal protein N' — MSTSLVPLQVVVQTPAHSGVAATLSYTHTKPLPAGTLVRVPLGAREVLGVVWDTPGDGAPQAEPARLRAIAAVLQGLAPLDDAWRRLVAFAAGYYQRSLGEIALMALPPSLRGLSAEQLGRRLRRKPNAQTANAPASAPANADQAGADLIALSAEQESVTAEIDTKTGPFLLFGSTGSGKTEVYLQAVAAALAADAQGQVLVLVPEINLTPQLQARFLARFAPLYGADAIVSLHSGMTHPQRLRSWLAAHTGSARIVLGTRMAIFASLPRLALIVVDEEHDASYKQQEGARYSARDLAVWRARDAGAKVVLGSATPSLESWHASDPAVGRYQRLCMPSRIGAARLPRLRLVDMAQQPRAAVFAPPLLAAITGRVERGEQCLVLLNRRGFAPVLHCHACGWKSDCPQCSATRVFHKLDRSLRCHHCGLASRVPRACPGCGNPDILPLGRGTEQLEELLAQLLRNVITPERRAARVARIDADTTRAKGALQTQLAQVHAGDVDVLVGTQMVAKGHDFRRITLVAAVQPDNALFSSDFRAPERLFSLLMQAGGRAGRDALYMAAHGSAPELWVQTWHPEHPLFAALGAHDYPAFAARQLAEREAAAMPPFSHQALLRADARTQETAQAFLQAAALAARAAQLPGLAQTFLYPPVPLAVQRVANVERAQMLLESASRRALQQLMSAWQPLLHAERARHKGLVRWLLDVDPQAI, encoded by the coding sequence TTGTCCACTTCTCTCGTCCCGCTGCAGGTGGTGGTGCAGACGCCCGCCCACAGCGGCGTCGCGGCCACGCTGAGCTACACCCATACAAAGCCGCTGCCCGCCGGCACGCTGGTGCGCGTGCCGCTGGGCGCGCGCGAAGTGCTCGGCGTGGTCTGGGACACGCCCGGCGATGGCGCGCCGCAGGCCGAGCCCGCCCGGCTGCGCGCCATTGCCGCCGTGCTGCAGGGGCTGGCGCCGCTGGACGACGCCTGGCGCCGCCTGGTCGCCTTTGCCGCGGGCTACTACCAGCGCAGTCTGGGCGAGATCGCGCTGATGGCCTTGCCGCCCTCGCTGCGCGGACTCAGCGCCGAGCAACTGGGGCGGCGCCTGCGGCGCAAGCCGAATGCCCAGACGGCGAATGCCCCCGCGTCCGCGCCGGCTAACGCGGATCAAGCGGGCGCTGATTTAATAGCACTCAGCGCAGAGCAGGAAAGCGTTACAGCCGAAATTGATACCAAAACCGGCCCCTTCCTGCTGTTCGGCAGCACCGGCAGCGGCAAGACCGAGGTCTATCTGCAGGCGGTGGCCGCCGCGCTGGCTGCCGACGCCCAAGGCCAGGTGCTGGTGCTGGTGCCGGAGATCAACCTCACGCCGCAGTTGCAAGCGCGTTTTCTTGCGCGCTTTGCGCCCCTGTACGGCGCAGACGCCATCGTCAGTCTGCACAGCGGCATGACGCACCCGCAGCGCCTCAGGAGCTGGCTGGCCGCGCACACCGGCAGCGCGCGCATCGTGCTCGGCACGCGCATGGCCATCTTCGCCAGCCTGCCGCGCCTGGCCTTGATCGTGGTGGACGAGGAGCACGACGCCAGCTACAAGCAGCAGGAAGGCGCGCGCTACTCGGCGCGCGACCTGGCGGTGTGGCGCGCGCGCGATGCCGGGGCCAAGGTCGTGCTGGGCAGCGCCACGCCCTCGCTCGAGAGCTGGCACGCCAGCGACCCGGCCGTGGGCCGCTACCAGCGCCTGTGCATGCCCAGCCGCATCGGCGCTGCGCGCCTGCCGCGCCTGCGCCTGGTGGACATGGCGCAGCAGCCGCGGGCGGCGGTGTTCGCACCGCCGCTGCTGGCCGCCATCACCGGGCGGGTGGAGCGCGGCGAGCAATGCCTGGTGCTGCTCAACCGCCGCGGCTTTGCGCCGGTGCTGCACTGCCATGCCTGCGGCTGGAAGAGCGACTGCCCGCAATGCTCGGCCACGCGCGTCTTCCACAAGCTCGACCGCAGTCTGCGCTGCCACCACTGCGGACTGGCCAGCCGCGTGCCGCGCGCCTGCCCGGGCTGCGGCAACCCGGACATCCTGCCCCTGGGGCGCGGCACCGAGCAGCTGGAAGAGCTGCTCGCGCAGTTGCTGCGCAACGTCATCACGCCCGAGCGGCGCGCCGCGCGCGTGGCGCGCATCGATGCCGACACCACGCGCGCCAAAGGGGCGCTGCAAACGCAGCTGGCCCAGGTGCATGCGGGCGACGTGGACGTGCTCGTGGGGACGCAGATGGTGGCCAAGGGGCACGACTTTCGGCGCATCACCCTCGTGGCCGCAGTGCAGCCCGACAACGCGCTCTTTTCCAGCGACTTTCGCGCGCCCGAGCGCCTGTTTTCCCTGCTCATGCAGGCCGGCGGGCGGGCCGGGCGCGATGCCCTCTACATGGCCGCGCACGGCAGCGCCCCGGAACTGTGGGTGCAGACCTGGCACCCCGAGCATCCGCTGTTTGCCGCGCTGGGCGCGCACGACTACCCGGCCTTTGCCGCGCGCCAACTGGCCGAACGCGAAGCCGCCGCCATGCCGCCTTTTTCGCACCAGGCGCTGCTGCGCGCCGATGCGCGCACCCAGGAAACGGCCCAGGCCTTTTTGCAGGCCGCGGCGCTGGCCGCTCGCGCCGCGCAACTGCCGGGGCTTGCGCAGACCTTCCTGTACCCGCCGGTGCCTCTCGCAGTGCAGCGCGTGGCCAACGTGGAGCGCGCGCAGATGCTGCTGGAAAGCGCCAGCCGCCGCGCACTGCAGCAGTTGATGAGCGCCTGGCAGCCGCTGCTGCACGCCGAGCGCGCGCGCCACAAGGGTCTGGTGCGCTGGCTGCTGGACGTGGACCCGCAGGCGATCTGA
- a CDS encoding ATP-dependent helicase translates to MSALNLAQLQAVHVTERPCLVLAGAGSGKTRVITHKIAHLIDAGLAPGRIAAITFTNKAAAEMRERSAGLAGKRAREVLICTFHALGVRMLREDGQALGLKPQFSILDTGDVSSVLKDCAGAATDLATARQWQWSISALKNAGLDARQALAQAEDEQARQIALLMQRYEERLAAYQSVDFDDLIGLPLRLLREHPEVREKWQHQLGHVLVDEYQDTNATQYELLKLLVGEQARFTAVGDDDQSIYGWRGATLDNLRRLPQDFPRLQVVKLEQNYRSTSAILRAANHVIAPNPKLYPKTLFSELGEGEPVRVQECDHEEHEAERVVARIQSLRAASNPPPAWKDFAVLYRANHQAKPLEKALRRANIPYKVSGGTSFFDRAEIRDLCAWFRLWSNNDDDPAFLRAITTPRRGLGHTTLARLGEFASLRKVSLFESLFSPALAAALPQKARDGLAEFGRAVNDQEYRARHTLGAEAARGFLADWLGEIGYERYLHDAEDSDKAAAARWSNVLEFCDWMAQRAGGQIADAAGTTGTAEARSLLDVARNIALLSTISEREQDQDMVTLSTLHAAKGLEWPHVVLAGVTEGMLPFRLEDDGSEVQQQSRLEEERRLMYVGITRARRTLVVSWTRRRKKGREMLACQPSRFIAEMQLDAATQREDPREKLRQLRAEFARKAAGAPVP, encoded by the coding sequence ATGTCCGCACTCAATCTCGCCCAGCTCCAGGCGGTGCATGTCACCGAGCGCCCCTGCCTGGTGCTGGCCGGCGCGGGCTCGGGCAAGACGCGCGTCATCACGCACAAGATCGCGCACCTGATCGACGCGGGCCTCGCGCCCGGGCGCATCGCCGCCATCACCTTCACCAACAAGGCCGCGGCCGAGATGCGCGAGCGCAGCGCGGGCCTGGCGGGCAAGCGTGCGCGCGAGGTGCTGATCTGCACCTTCCACGCGCTGGGCGTGCGCATGCTGCGCGAAGATGGGCAGGCGCTGGGCCTCAAACCCCAGTTCAGCATCCTGGACACGGGCGACGTCAGCTCGGTGCTCAAGGACTGCGCGGGTGCGGCCACCGACCTGGCCACGGCGCGCCAGTGGCAATGGAGCATCAGTGCGCTCAAGAATGCCGGGCTGGATGCGCGCCAGGCGCTGGCGCAGGCCGAGGACGAGCAGGCGCGGCAGATCGCGCTGCTGATGCAGCGCTACGAAGAGCGCCTGGCGGCCTACCAGAGCGTGGATTTCGACGACCTGATCGGCCTGCCCCTGCGCCTGTTGCGCGAACACCCCGAAGTGCGCGAAAAATGGCAGCACCAGCTCGGTCATGTGCTGGTCGATGAATACCAGGACACCAACGCCACGCAGTACGAACTGCTCAAGCTGCTGGTCGGCGAGCAGGCGCGCTTTACTGCAGTGGGCGACGACGACCAGAGCATCTACGGCTGGCGCGGCGCGACGCTGGACAACCTCAGACGCCTGCCGCAGGACTTCCCGCGGCTGCAAGTGGTCAAGCTCGAACAGAACTACCGCTCCACCTCGGCCATCCTGCGCGCGGCCAACCATGTGATCGCGCCCAACCCCAAGCTCTATCCCAAGACCCTGTTTTCCGAGCTGGGCGAGGGCGAGCCGGTGCGCGTGCAGGAATGCGACCACGAAGAGCACGAGGCCGAGCGCGTCGTCGCACGCATCCAGAGCCTGCGCGCGGCCAGCAACCCGCCGCCGGCGTGGAAGGACTTTGCGGTGCTCTACCGCGCCAACCACCAGGCCAAGCCGCTGGAGAAGGCGCTGCGCCGCGCCAACATTCCCTACAAGGTCTCGGGCGGCACCAGCTTCTTTGATCGCGCCGAAATCCGCGACCTGTGCGCCTGGTTTCGGCTGTGGAGCAACAACGACGACGACCCCGCCTTCCTGCGCGCCATCACCACGCCGCGGCGCGGACTGGGCCACACCACGCTGGCGCGCCTGGGCGAGTTCGCCAGCCTGCGCAAGGTGAGCCTGTTCGAGAGCTTGTTCAGCCCGGCGCTGGCCGCCGCCCTGCCGCAAAAGGCGCGCGACGGCCTGGCGGAGTTCGGCCGCGCGGTCAACGACCAGGAATACCGTGCGCGCCACACCCTGGGCGCCGAGGCGGCGCGCGGCTTTCTTGCCGACTGGCTCGGCGAGATCGGCTACGAGCGCTACCTGCACGACGCCGAAGACAGCGACAAGGCAGCCGCCGCGCGCTGGAGCAACGTGCTCGAGTTCTGCGACTGGATGGCGCAGCGCGCCGGCGGGCAGATTGCCGACGCTGCCGGCACCACCGGCACGGCCGAGGCGCGCAGCCTGCTGGACGTGGCGCGCAACATCGCGCTGCTGTCCACCATCTCCGAGCGCGAACAGGATCAGGACATGGTGACCCTGTCCACGCTGCATGCCGCCAAGGGGCTGGAGTGGCCGCATGTGGTGCTGGCCGGCGTCACCGAGGGCATGCTGCCCTTCCGGCTGGAAGACGACGGCAGCGAGGTGCAGCAGCAGAGCCGGCTGGAAGAAGAGCGCCGCCTGATGTACGTGGGCATCACGCGCGCACGGCGCACGCTGGTAGTGAGCTGGACGCGCAGGCGCAAGAAGGGCCGCGAGATGCTGGCCTGCCAACCCAGCCGCTTCATCGCCGAGATGCAGCTGGACGCGGCCACGCAGCGCGAAGACCCGCGCGAGAAGCTGCGCCAGCTGCGCGCCGAATTCGCGCGCAAGGCGGCGGGCGCGCCAGTGCCATGA
- a CDS encoding BON domain-containing protein produces the protein MTPRFSSLLRIVLVAAGLASALSACVPLMVGTGAAVGAMVATDPRTTGTQLEDEGIELRASSRIRDALGDRVHVNITSYSRQVLITGEVPTEADKLRVQNIVREVPNVKSVVNALGIMPNSTLSERSNDTYITGKVRAKLVDLNDLVATNAFKVVTERGEVFLMGHVTQYQSAQLTEAARSIDGVRKVVRVFEIVPGSAPAPAASPAAAPAPVTSPAESGGVTVTPIPATNLRTEN, from the coding sequence ATGACGCCACGTTTTTCTTCCCTGCTTCGCATCGTGCTTGTCGCCGCAGGTCTTGCCAGCGCACTGAGCGCCTGCGTGCCGCTGATGGTAGGCACCGGGGCTGCCGTCGGCGCCATGGTGGCCACCGACCCGCGCACCACCGGCACCCAACTGGAAGACGAAGGCATAGAGTTGCGCGCCTCCAGCCGCATCCGGGACGCGCTGGGCGACAGGGTGCATGTGAACATCACCAGCTACAGCCGCCAGGTGCTGATCACCGGCGAGGTGCCGACCGAAGCGGACAAGCTGCGCGTGCAGAACATCGTGCGCGAGGTGCCGAACGTCAAGTCGGTAGTCAATGCGCTGGGCATCATGCCCAACTCCACGCTCTCCGAGCGCTCCAACGACACCTACATCACCGGCAAGGTGCGCGCCAAGCTTGTCGACCTGAACGACCTCGTGGCCACCAACGCTTTCAAGGTCGTGACCGAGCGCGGCGAGGTCTTCCTCATGGGTCATGTGACGCAGTACCAGTCCGCCCAGCTCACCGAAGCCGCGCGCAGCATCGACGGCGTGCGCAAGGTGGTGCGCGTGTTCGAGATCGTCCCCGGCTCGGCGCCGGCGCCCGCCGCAAGCCCGGCTGCCGCGCCCGCGCCGGTCACCAGCCCGGCCGAGAGCGGCGGCGTGACGGTCACGCCGATTCCGGCGACGAACCTCCGCACGGAAAACTGA
- the hemE gene encoding uroporphyrinogen decarboxylase, protein MTSTFAPLKNDRFLRACWRQATDTTPVWLMRQAGRYLPEYRATRARAGSFMGLATHVDYATEVTLQPLERYALDAAILFSDILTVPDAMGLGLSFAEGEGPRFAHAIRDEADVARLAVPDLDKLRYVFDAVTSIRRALAGRVPLIGFSGSPWTLACYMVEGRGSQDYRLVKTMMYARPDLMQRILQVNAEAVAAYLNAQIDAGAQAVMIFDSWGGVLADGAFQTFSLAYTRQVLDLLQRQGPDGSPVPRIVFTKGGGQWLQDMRALDCEVLGVDWTVNLAHARALVGEVKALQGNIDPNVLFAPPEAIARQVRAVLDSFGPVHATGTGPSQIFNLGHGISQHTPPEHVSTLVNTVHEYGKTLRKPLGLPES, encoded by the coding sequence ATGACCAGCACCTTTGCTCCTCTGAAGAACGACCGCTTCCTGCGCGCCTGCTGGCGCCAGGCCACCGACACTACCCCCGTGTGGCTGATGCGCCAGGCCGGCCGCTACCTGCCCGAATACCGCGCCACGCGCGCCAGGGCGGGCAGCTTCATGGGGCTGGCCACCCACGTGGACTACGCCACCGAAGTCACGCTGCAGCCGCTGGAGCGCTACGCGCTGGACGCGGCCATCCTTTTTTCCGACATCCTCACGGTGCCCGACGCCATGGGTCTGGGCCTGAGCTTTGCCGAGGGCGAGGGCCCGCGCTTTGCCCATGCAATACGCGATGAAGCCGACGTCGCGCGCCTGGCCGTGCCCGACCTGGACAAGCTGCGCTATGTGTTCGACGCGGTAACCAGCATTCGCCGGGCGCTGGCCGGGCGCGTGCCGCTGATCGGCTTTTCCGGCAGCCCCTGGACCCTGGCCTGCTACATGGTGGAGGGGCGCGGCTCGCAGGATTACCGCCTGGTCAAGACCATGATGTACGCGCGCCCCGACCTGATGCAGCGCATCCTGCAGGTCAACGCCGAGGCGGTCGCCGCCTACCTGAATGCCCAGATCGACGCCGGCGCCCAGGCGGTGATGATTTTCGACAGCTGGGGCGGGGTGCTGGCCGATGGCGCCTTTCAGACCTTCAGCCTGGCCTATACCCGGCAAGTGCTGGACCTGCTGCAGCGCCAGGGCCCGGACGGCTCGCCGGTGCCGCGCATCGTCTTCACCAAGGGCGGCGGCCAGTGGCTGCAGGACATGCGCGCGCTGGACTGCGAGGTGCTGGGCGTGGACTGGACGGTGAACCTGGCCCACGCGCGCGCGCTGGTCGGCGAGGTCAAGGCGCTGCAGGGCAACATCGACCCCAACGTGTTGTTCGCCCCGCCCGAGGCGATCGCCCGCCAGGTGCGCGCGGTGCTGGACAGCTTCGGCCCGGTGCACGCCACGGGCACCGGTCCGAGCCAGATCTTCAACCTGGGCCACGGCATCAGCCAGCACACCCCGCCCGAGCATGTGAGCACGCTGGTCAACACGGTGCACGAATACGGCAAAACGCTGCGCAAACCCCTGGGTTTACCCGAATCTTGA
- a CDS encoding NAD(P)-dependent oxidoreductase: MTGSMEPRTYAQVPARKLAFLGLGVMGYPMAGHLLKAGHALTVYNRTASKAIAWCAEYTGAGAVKHAKTPREAAEGAELVLCCVGNDDDLRSVVLGADGAFAGMQAGAIFVDHTTASAAVARELHASARERGLQFVDAPVSGGQAGAQKGVLTVMCGGDQAAFDAMQPIAMAYARACTRIGESGAGQLAKMVNQTCIAGMVQGLSEAIAFGLRAGLDMPLVLEVIGKGAAQSWQMDNRGKTMVQGEFDFGFAVDWMRKDLALVLDEARRNGALLPVTALVDQFYAQVQQRGGRRWDTSSLITLLQAGPKAG; this comes from the coding sequence ATGACGGGCAGCATGGAGCCGCGCACGTATGCGCAAGTGCCAGCGCGCAAGCTGGCCTTTCTGGGTCTGGGCGTGATGGGCTACCCCATGGCGGGGCATTTGCTCAAGGCGGGCCATGCGCTCACGGTCTACAACCGCACCGCTTCCAAAGCGATAGCTTGGTGCGCAGAGTACACGGGCGCTGGAGCCGTAAAACATGCCAAAACACCGCGTGAGGCCGCCGAGGGCGCCGAACTGGTGTTGTGCTGCGTGGGCAACGACGACGACCTACGCTCGGTGGTGCTCGGGGCCGATGGCGCCTTTGCCGGCATGCAGGCGGGCGCCATCTTCGTCGACCACACCACCGCCTCGGCCGCAGTGGCGCGCGAGCTGCACGCAAGCGCCCGCGAGCGGGGCTTGCAGTTCGTCGACGCTCCCGTCTCGGGTGGCCAGGCCGGCGCGCAAAAAGGCGTGCTCACGGTGATGTGCGGCGGCGACCAGGCGGCGTTCGACGCGATGCAGCCGATTGCCATGGCCTATGCGCGCGCCTGCACCCGCATCGGCGAGAGCGGCGCGGGGCAGCTGGCCAAGATGGTCAACCAGACCTGCATCGCCGGCATGGTGCAAGGCCTGTCCGAGGCGATTGCCTTCGGCCTGCGCGCGGGCCTGGACATGCCGCTGGTGCTCGAGGTGATTGGCAAGGGCGCGGCCCAGAGCTGGCAGATGGACAACCGCGGCAAGACCATGGTGCAGGGCGAATTCGACTTCGGCTTTGCCGTGGACTGGATGCGCAAAGACCTGGCTCTGGTGCTCGACGAGGCGCGGCGCAACGGCGCGCTGCTGCCCGTGACCGCGCTGGTCGATCAGTTCTACGCCCAGGTGCAGCAGCGCGGCGGCCGGCGCTGGGATACCTCCAGCCTGATCACGCTCCTGCAAGCCGGGCCCAAGGCCGGCTGA